Proteins from a genomic interval of Pseudomonas anuradhapurensis:
- a CDS encoding potassium channel family protein has protein sequence MLTVTLINMLVVIVVVIIHYECLLRLNDWLPRLKLWSRFRIVLGVFGALLAHALEVWCFAVVYYLMNHAEGWGRLSGNFDGSLLDCVYFSFTTYTTIGFGDIAPSGHLKYLTGLQALTGLVLITWTASFLFLEMQKYWKAK, from the coding sequence ATGCTGACCGTCACCTTGATCAACATGCTGGTGGTGATTGTGGTGGTGATCATTCACTACGAATGCCTGCTGCGCCTGAACGACTGGCTCCCGCGGCTCAAGCTGTGGAGCCGGTTTCGCATAGTGCTGGGGGTATTCGGCGCGCTGCTGGCGCATGCCCTGGAAGTGTGGTGCTTCGCAGTGGTCTACTACCTGATGAACCATGCCGAGGGCTGGGGCAGGCTCAGCGGCAACTTCGACGGCAGTCTGCTCGATTGTGTGTACTTTTCCTTCACCACCTACACCACGATAGGCTTCGGCGATATTGCCCCCAGCGGCCATCTCAAATACCTCACTGGCCTGCAGGCGTTGACGGGCCTGGTGCTGATCACCTGGACCGCCTCGTTCCTGTTCCTCGAGATGCAGAAGTACTGGAAGGCCAAGTAA